TCCCTGAGCCCCTCCAGATCCAAATAAAGTGGTGTTTCCCATGAATGGGAGATAGGATGTGTTGGTGTGTCCTTCcaggggggaaatgggggtggGGATACGGGGCTGAGACTgggaggaaactgaggcacggggtGTGGGGAGCTGTCAGGGAAGGGATGGATTCCTGTACCCCCTCCTTGTCACCATCCCGACAACGACCCCCGATCCCTCATGCCCCCCCGGGACACCCCTTCCACCCCCTGGTCATGTCGGGGTCCCTGGGGGCATCGACCTCCCAGAACCAGCCAGGAGGACCCCaaaatgtccctgtccccgctggCCCCGGGACCAGCCCCGAGCTCCGAGCTCCGTCCTGTCCTGAGCCGCTCCCAGGGGGACACGGAGGTCGCGGGAGCGGGGGTCCCACTGCGGTAGCCGGGGGTCCCGGTGCAGTGCTCAGGGGTCCCGGTGAGGTGCTCGGGGGTCCCACCCGGGCGTCACGGTGCGGTTCTCGGGGGTCGCGGGCATCCTCGTGCTCGGGCGTCCCGGTGTCGGGAGTTCCTCGGGCGTCGGTGCCCGGGGTGCGGGCGCAGATGCCTGGGAGTGTCAGTGCCCGGGGTCGCGGTGCCCGGGAGTCCCTCGGGTGTCAGTAGACCGGGGGTGTTGATGCCCAGAGGATCACGTGCCCGGGGGTGCCGAAATCGGGGGTCTCGGGGGGCTGCCACGGGTGTCGGCGTCGGGGGATCGCGGTGCCTGGGGCTGTCGTTGTGTGTGGGAGCCCGTACGCGGGGCTCCTGGTGTCGGGGGTCCCGGTGACCGGGAATCCAGGGGGGCGTCAGTGCCCAGGGGTCTCAGTGTCCCGGCTTCCGGGGAGTGACGGTGTTGGCGCCTCTCGGTGTCCGGGGTGTCACCGCGCGGAGGTGTCGGTGCCCGGGAGTTCCGAGCAGCCCGGGTGGTGCCTTGGGTGCCGGCGGCTGTCGGTGTCAGTGCCGGtgcccgggggggtcccggctgCCGGGGGGTGTCAGTGCAGGGGGGTCCCGGTTGCCGGGGGGTGTCAGTGCCCGGGGTCCCGGTTGCCGGGGGGTGTCAGTGCCCGGGGTCCCGGTTGCCGGGGGGTGTCAGTGCCCGGGGTCCCGGTTGCCGGGGGGTCCCGGTTGCCGGGGGGTGTCAGTGCCCGGGGTCCCGGTTGCCGGGGGGTCCCGAGGGTCCCTTCCCCTCCGGCCCCTCCCACGCAGAACCGTCCGGCTCCAGGCCCCGCCTCCGCCCCAGACCACGCCCCCCGGGTTTCCCCCCGCCCCCTGACAGGGCGCGACGCTCGTGGTCACGTGACGCCACCATCCGCGTCCTTTGCCTTCTCTGCCTCGTCCCAACATGGCGGCCCCAGGTGAGCGCTGCGCCGCgggcccgggccccgccggcCCGCGCGGAGCTCCGCGGGCACTGATGGCGGCACCGATGGtggccccggggctgctccgAGCATCGCCGCTGCCGGAGAGGGTGCTGGGGGGGAGACGGTGGCGGGAAAACCGGGGGAAGCGGCGGGAAAACCgaactcccccccccccccttcctcctccgcCGCGTCCTCTCAGGGCGGGCACGCGCCCttgcccccccctccccccgcccgccACGCCGCTTCCCATTGGCGGGGCGGCGCGCGCGGCCTGTGATTGATGTGCGCGCGccggacccccccccccccgtgtcccaTCGGCGGGGGCGCGCGCGCCCGGCCGGTGATTGACGTGCGCGCGCCCGGCCGGTGATTGACGTGCGCGCGCCCGGCCGGTGATTGACGTGCGCGCGCCGGGCGCGGCCCGACGCGTGCGCGcgggagggggggagggggcgACGCGCCCACGTGGCCGcgaacggggggggggggggggcggaggGGCCCCGGTACCGGGAGTCTGCGGGAAGAGCTGGGACCAGCCCCCCTCCGTTTGCCCGCAGGGGCTTCACCGGGACCCCCTTGCCGGGCCGGAGGTGCCCTTGAGGCTCCTTGGGGTTAGTAACGGGGGAGGCGGGGCAGGATGTGACCCCTCCCAGCTTCTCCGGGGTCAGTCCCGGCGTGGGGGGGGGGTACACCAGACTTGCCCCGGTTCCCACCCGGCTCTCCCCTCCATTGGCGGCCCCGTAGCGTCTCCCGGGATCCTTGGAGCGGGAGGGGGGCCCCGGCACCGGCGTGAGCACAGCGGGGCTGGGAGGTGCCCCCCACCCCAAGGTTCGGTGTTTGCCACCTGGAtccttccctgtcccagcttTCCCTGGGCCTCAGGTGCTTTCCAcattcccagcagtgtcccGGGCGAGGTCAGCTTGGTcaccctggggcagctctgaggGTCTTGGGGCTCCTGGATGCCAGGCTGGGATTCCCCTCGGAGTCCGGGAACGGCCCCGCGCTTCCCTGAAATCCAcagtggggagggaagggatgtATTGGGAGAAGATGAAGCCATCCCAGGGGTCTCACACTACCACTCCCTCCCAATTCCCACGGGAAGACACCGGTGGTGGTTCTCTCCATGCTGGATTTCCATGGAATAACACATTTCCAGGCCATTCTGTGAGCAATCCCACCTCCATCCTTTTTATCCTTGTTAAAGCTCTTCAGTTGATTAATtagttattattatttctcaCCAGAGGTATCTGACAGGAAGCTCTGGCCATCCAAAAATTCATGAtctctccttaaaaaaaaaaaagaagggaatgTTTTTCCAAGCCTTTGTCTTTCATGTCCTTGAAACACATCAGTTTTCCTTCCCCTGGGACCACAGCTGACCTCCCAAAAACCTgactggggaaggaggggaatcCACCATTTCTCTGGGGTTCCAAGACACCCTGGCTCCACCTGGAGggatttttcctggaaaatgcagCGGTTTTTGCCAGGAAAGGTCCCTGATCCAGTGGCAGAGCTGCATGAGAGCAGCAGTTCCTCCCGCAaggagggaagagcaggggaACTGTGACTCCAAACCCACCTTCCAGGAAACACCCCGGTTTTGTAGGAGGGTCACAGCATGTGCCTGggtgtgtccctgcagggggTGGCATGGAGACAGTTTTTCCAATAACGAATaaagggggctgggggctggctcAGTGGCTCCTGGCCCCTCCCAGTGGCTCCTGTCCAATTCTGGTGTCCCATGTCCAAGTCTGgagccccatcccacccctgtgtctcctgtccctgtcccaggtcCTCATGTCCAGCTCTTCATATCCTATCCCAGTGCCCCATGTCCCATCTTGTGTCCCATCCTGTCACTTCCCGTCCCCTCTTGGctctttctgtgctgcctcctgtcccatcccagttcctcctgtcctgtcctggtgCCCCATATCCGTTCCTGGTTCCTCctgtcccaccctgtgcccaccctgaTGCCCTCATGGCCCATCCCAGCACCTCATGTCCACTCTCAGTGCCATATTCCATCCAAATGTCGTGTGTCCCCTCCCAATGCCTTCTGTTCCCTCTCAGTACCTCATGTCGTGTCTCATGTCCCATCCTGTCACTTTGTGCCCCATCCTGGTGCCTTATGTCCCATCCCAGTGACTGGTGTCACATCTTGGTGGCTCCTCTCCCTCTCGACTCCTTGTGTCTCATCCTGACACCTCCTGTCTCCTCTTGACtcctcctgtcccatcccagtggCTGCTGTCCCATCCTGGTGCTTTGTGTTCCATCCCAGCACTTCCTGTCTCATCCTGGTGCCTtgtgtcccatcccagctcctcccatTCCATCCCAATGTCCCATGTCCCACCTTGTGTCCCATGGTGTCACCTTGTGCTCCATCCCAAGGCCTCATGTCCCATCCTAATGTCTTctgtcccatcccagtgtcTCGTGTCCTGTATCCTGGTGCCTCGTGTTCCATGTCAGGTCCTCGTGTCCCATCGCAGTGTCCCATATCCCATGCCCCATGTCCCATTCCAgtgtcccaagtcctctctacccctgccctgttcctgtccctgctctcatTCCACCTATTCccactttccttccctcccattCCCACTCTTTTTCTGACCCATTCCTGCCCATCCTCACTCCCATTCCCACCATTTCCACTCTGATTCCATTCTTACTCCCTCTCTGTCCTGCCCATTCCCACTCTCACTCCCACCCATTCCCTGTTCAGTTCCCCCCATCCCCACTCCCATTCCCGCTCTGATCCGTGTCTCCGGTTGCTCCTGCAGCGGCAGCaaagaagaagccaaagaaggGGAAGACGCTGACGCTCACGGATTTCCTGGCGGAGGatggggggggcggggggggcccCACCTACATCCCCAAACCTGTGAGCTGGGCCGACGAGACCGACGACCTGGAAGGTGAGCGTGGCATTCCTGGAGCCAGGATTCCCAGCTCTGGAGTTGGCATTCCCAGCCCCCAGAGCAGCATCCCCAGAGTGAGGATGGCATTCCTGGAGTCAGGACggcattcccagctctgggatttaCATTCCCAGCCtccagagcagcatttctggaTCCAGGATAGCATTCCTAGTCCCCAGAGTGGcatttccagctctgggattGGCATTCCCAGTCCTAGGAGCAGTATTCCCAGAGCTGGAACAGCATTCTCAATCCCTGGGCACCATTCTGAGCTCTGAGATTGGCATTCCCACCTTCCAGACtgtcattcccagctcctggtaCATAATTCCCACCTTCCAGATTGGAAGGCTCCAGGACTGGCATTCCTAGCTGCCAGTGGCACTCATAACTGGAAAAATCCACTTGCTATTCCTTTTTTGGGAATAATGAAGCTGGGAGAGCCATGCTAGTTTTTCTTAGGGACGAGGCTCAGTGTCCAGCAAAGtgggggagcagcagtgggatgtTGAGGGTTTTGGGGACCAGATTCACCAGAGCTTCCCACTGAGCCAGGCTGGAATCCAAGCCAGAATGAATCCTGGAAAGCCATCCCATGGGATTGCCTATCCCTGCCTTGGCTGCTCTGGATGGCTTCAGGGCACCTTTTCCATGGATTTACcggtgctgccagcagctgcctccgGGTGGCTCTGGATGACTCCGGCTCCTTCCCATCGCCTCCGGTTGCTTTCAGCTGCCTCCATCtgggtgggatgtgggatgaTTTGCTGACTCCAGCTGAGCTGGCCAGCTCTGCTTGGCCCCGGTCAGCTCCAGCTGGCTCTGGCCAGGTGCACCTGTGCCCACATCCCGGATTTCTCCGCAGTCTCCACCATGTGGCACAGCAATGACGACGACGTTTACCGGGCGCCTCCGATCGACCGCTCCATCCTTCCCACGGCCCCGCGCGCTGCCCGCGAGCCCAACATCGACAGAAGCcgcctccccaaatcccctccgTACACGGCATTCCTGGGAAACCTGCCCTACGACGTCACAGAAGAGTCCATCAAGGATTTCTTCCGAGGTCTCAATGTGAGTGACGTTCCAGAGGGCGGGAATGCTGTGGGAACCTGGGGTGCAGTGCTCTCTCCATCGGGCACCTGTATCCGTTGCCACGGGGTGTTTTCCAGGGGTGTGAGTGTCTGTAGGTTGATCCTGAGAGAATCTCTTGATTCCCCAGCCATGGATCAGCCATTCCTTATCCTCCAGTGGGATTGAGAAGCCTTCAGTGGGGGGTTTCCCTGTGGAATCTGGTGGAGGTTATACTGGGGGTTGGGGCGGGGCAGGGCAGCTGGCTCGCTCCCGGgtggaaagaaaacagcatcagGAAGCTCATGGATCACATAGAGGTGTTGAAAACCACAAATTGGGAAAAACCAGTTTATTCCCATTTGAACCaatcctgctcttccctctccagctctgcaccTGACCTTGTCCATCCtcattccttttccctctttcttggCATTTGTCATTCTTTAAATATAATTCCATGGATGTGTTGTGGATTCTCTTTTGGTCCAAGCAAGAGCCTAGCTTTGCAAGAGGTTTCCCATCAGGAAATCTATCCCAGGAAAATCTAAGGGATGCTTCGGAGACCCCGTGACCCCCTAAGGTGTCATTTAGGAATGTGGCTCCTGACATTTCCCAGGGCTCAGATCAGGAATGAGCAAGGAGCTCCTACACTTTGGGAGCCATAATCCAGGGAAAGGAGGTTGTGAGCTGCCCCGTGTCCATGTGGGACTTGTGCTGGACACATCCAGGGCTGGTTTTCCACTGGGATGAGTTTTGAGATGGCTCCTGCTTCCATGAGCCTGCAGAGCATACCTGGCCCTTCCTATTGTTCCCAGTGCAGCTCCCGGAGCTGGAATTCTCTTCTCATTCCCTCAATCCAAAGATGTTGGAAAGCTCTGCGGTGTTTGGGGTGGGAcccccctcttcctcctcatgcATGAGGAACCCCCTCAATCCCTCGATATCCATGAGTTGCTCCATCCCAGATCCTTCCATCTTTCCACATTCCCCTTTGGAAGCCAAGATCCCCAGGGGagcttccctgccctccctccgTTCACAGATCAGCGCCGTGCGGCTCCCACGGGAACCCACCAATCCCGAGAGATTGAAAGGTTTCGGATATGCGGAATTCGAGGATATCGATTCCCTGTTCCAGGCCCTCAGCCTCAATGAAGAGGTGAGTCCAATCCCAGCTTCCAAGAGCACATcccagggcctaaaggggctccaaggaCCTGGAGAAGGGTTTGGACACAGGCCTGGAGTGACGGGGAAAGGGCAAATGTCTTCCAGCTGGAAGAGGGGAGGGTCAGGTGGGATATGGGGAGggaattcccagcccagcactcaCTTCCCACTGTTGTTCCCAGTCTTTAGGAAACAGAAGGATACGAGTGGATGTGGCGGATCAAGCTCAGGATAAAGGTGAGCGTCCAGCTGAGGACACGGATCAGGCAGGGTAGGGATTCAGGGAGAGTGGCCAAGGGCCCAGCTCTGACCCTGccctgtttctttcctttccttttaatcttcatttcctttccctctccttgtccctgtctgtgtccctggctcccagcagaCCGGGATGATCGCTGCTTCGGCAGAGACCGGGATCGCTTCCGGGACTCAGAGCGGTTCGAGAGCGACTGGCGCGCGCGCCCGGCTGCTCCCGACACCTTCGATGACTTCCCCCCGCGCCGGAGTGACGATGGGTTCGGGGACAGTAAGTGAAGAGAATGGGCCCAGCATTGCAGGcactccctccttcccctgtgTCCTGGGAACTAGCGTTGTCTCAAGATCTGCTCTGCCTGAGATTAGGAGCCACCTGAGCTCATTCCCACCCTGAGCTTGTTCATTCCCATCTGGTCCTCATTCCCAGAGCTCAGTTCCACCTGGAGCTAATGTATTCCCAGAACTCATTCCCCAACCCTGAGCTTGTTCATTCCCCATTTGGAGCGCATTTGTTCTCAGCTCTCATTCTTACTCCAAGCTCATTCATTCCCAAAACTCTTCATTCCCACCTGAGCTCATTCCCAGTTTGTAGGGATGAATGAGGCCTCCTCCTTTCCCACGTGGAGCAGTACTGggattttcctccttccttgtGGAATCTGTGCCTATCCCAGTAAAACCCCATCCCGCTTCCAGGATATCGTGATCGCTATGACGACCGGTATCGGGACGGGCCACGGCGGGACATGGATCGTGGTTTTGGGAGCCGGGATCGCTACGACGACCGCAGCAGGGATTACGACCGAGGTGGGAATTCCCAAGGGTTTTCAGGGGAAGAGAGAGTGGGAGACCCCCCCCAAGGCCAGCAAGTAACTGGgaatcccccaaattcccagacTCTTGTCACCGGGAATCTGGGCTACATTATCCCCAGTGACTCTCAGATGATCCATCTCCTTCCCCAGGCTACGATTCCCGAATAGGCAGCGGCCGGAGAGCCTTTGGAAGCGGGTACCGCCGGGACGATGACTACCGTGGCTATGAGGATCGTTATGACCGGCGGGATGACCGGATGGATCGGTGGAATTCCCGGGATGATTACGGCCGGGATGATTTCCGCCGCGAGGACAGAGGTGGGGTGGGACCAGGGCTGTTCCTTTGGGAAAGGTTGGATAGAATGGGAATGATCCCTTGGCAAAGGTGGGATGGGGTTGGAAGGGTCTCTTGAGAAAGATTTATCCCTACAAACTAGGAATGAGCTCAGGATGGTACAGGAATGATCCCCATGAAAAGGTGGGAAGGACAGGGAATGGTCTCTCAGGAAAGGTGGGTTAGGTTGGAAATGTTCCTGTGGAAAAGTGAAAGAGAGTGGGAATGATCCCTCAGGAAgggtgggctggggaaggggatgaTCCCTTGGGAATGATGGGATGGGACGGGGATTACCCTGTCAGTCCCAGCACTATTCCAGGTGGGATCGGTGCCCACCAGGATCTCCCGGCTCGTTCCCAGGTCCCACCCAGAGACCGAAGCTCAACCTGAAGCCCCGGAGCGCTCCCAAGGAAGAGGAGACTTCAGG
The Vidua macroura isolate BioBank_ID:100142 chromosome 34, ASM2450914v1, whole genome shotgun sequence DNA segment above includes these coding regions:
- the EIF4B gene encoding eukaryotic translation initiation factor 4B, with protein sequence MAAPAAAKKKPKKGKTLTLTDFLAEDGGGGGGPTYIPKPVSWADETDDLEVSTMWHSNDDDVYRAPPIDRSILPTAPRAAREPNIDRSRLPKSPPYTAFLGNLPYDVTEESIKDFFRGLNISAVRLPREPTNPERLKGFGYAEFEDIDSLFQALSLNEESLGNRRIRVDVADQAQDKDRDDRCFGRDRDRFRDSERFESDWRARPAAPDTFDDFPPRRSDDGFGDRYRDRYDDRYRDGPRRDMDRGFGSRDRYDDRSRDYDRGYDSRIGSGRRAFGSGYRRDDDYRGYEDRYDRRDDRMDRWNSRDDYGRDDFRREDRGPTQRPKLNLKPRSAPKEEETSGAPAAQSSRAASIFGGAKPVDTAAREREVEERLQKEQEKLQRQLEDDKRIDRRPRERHPSWRSEENQERSRTGSESSQSGPTGPPGTSTGSGPTGRTTRRRESEKSLENEPLGKEEEPPSPPPKSREEKPKVMPAPPPKENAWMKRSSQNPPGNSQNSDLEQASPTSGGPSGPSPPGDDGGPPRTPQRREEVKPEGGRESSSKGRSCSRGPAGMGDPERRDPRKEHEPKKLEETPPSFSHASKYAALSMDGEDEGDDEEGAE